gtctccgacaagttctttagctgtaagatggaggagaacagttctgtcagtgagcacatactgaaaatgtctgggttacacggtcgtctgacttcacttggagtcgaacttccggatgatgctataattgacagaatcctccaatctctcccaccaagctacaaattctttgtgcttaactacaacatgcaagggatgaaagaccattcccgagttgtactcgatgctcaagtctgcagaagtagaaatcaagaaagagcatcaagtgttgatggtcaacaagaccactagtttcaagaaaggcaagggtaaaaagaacttcaagaaaggcgGCAAagatgttgccgcgcccggtaagccagatgttgggaagaagaaaaagaatggacccaagcctgagactgagtgcttctattgcaagggaaaaggtcactggaagcggaactgccccaaatacttagcggacaagaagcctGGCAACGTTAAAggaatatgtgatatacatgttgttgatgtgtaccttaccagcgctcgtagtagctcctgggtatttgataccgatactgttgctcacatttgcaactcaaagcaggaactgcggaataagcggagactggccaaggacgaggtgacgatgcgcgtggggaatggttccaaagtcgatgtgatcaccgtcggcacgctacctctacatctaccgtcgggattagttttaaaccttaataattgttatttagtaccagctttgagcatgaatattgtatcagggtcttgcttgatgcgagacggctactcatttaagtcagagaataatggttgttctatttatatgagtgatatgttttatggtcatgctccgctggtgaatggtttattcttgatgaatctcgatcgtgatgttacgcatattcatagtgtgagtaccaaaagatgtaaagttgataatgatagtcccacatacttgtggcactgctgccttggtcatatcggcgttaagcgcatgaagaagctccatactgatggactattagagtctcttgactttgaatcatttgacacatgcgaaccgtgcctcatgggcaagatgactaagactccattctcaggaataatggagagagcaaccgacttattggaaataatacatactgatgtgtgtggtccaatgaacgttgaagctcgcggtgtctatcgttatgttctcactctcaccaatgatttgagtaggtatgggtatatctacttaatgaagcacaaatctaagaggtttgaaaagttcaaggaatttcagagtgaggttgagaatcaacgtggcagaaaaattaaatgtctgcgatctgatcgtggaggagaatatttgagtcacgagtttggcacacacctaaggaagtgtggaatcgtttcacaactgatgccgcctggcacatcGCAACGCAAAGgactgtctgaacgtcataatcgcactttattagatatggtacgatctatgatgtctcttaccaacctaccgctatcattttggggatacgcattagaaactgcagcagttactttaaatagggcaccgtctaaatccgttgagacgacaccgtatgaactatggtttggcaagaaacctaagttgtcgtttcttaaagtttggggctgcgatgcttatgtgaagaaacttcaaccagaaaagctcgaacccaaagcggagaaatgtgtattcataggataccctaaggaaactattgggtataccttctatcttagatccgaaggtaagacctttgttgccaagaacggatcctttctagagaaagagtttctctcgaaagaagtaagtgggaggaaggtagaacttgatgaggtaattacaccccctctcgaacaggatagtagcgcagcgcgggaagttgttcctgtggcacctacaccaactgaagaggaagttaatgatgatgatcatgaagcttcggatcaagttactacggaaccgcgaaggtccacaagggcatactccgcaccagagtggtacgtcaaccgtgtgatggaaatcatgttgttagacaacggtgaaccttcgaactatgaagaaacaatggcgggcccggattccaacaaatggcttgaggctatgaaatctgagataggatccacgtatgagaacaaagtatggactttggtggacttgcccgatgaccggcgagccatagaaaataaatggatcttcaagaagaagactgatgcaaacggtaatgtaaccgtttacaaagctcgacttgtcgcaaagggttttcgacaaattcaaggagttgactatgaagagactttctctcccgtagcgaagctgaaatcagtccgaatcatgttagcaattgccgccttttatgattatgaaatttggcaaatggacgtcaaaacagcgttccttaacgggaaccttaaggaagagttgtatatgatgcaaccagaaggttttgtcgaccctaagggtgctaacaaagtgtgcaagctccaacgctccatctatgggctggtgcaagcatctcggagttggaacattcgctttaataaggtgattaaagcatttgggttcatacaggtttacggagaagcctgtctgtacaagaaagtgagtgggagctctgtagctttcctcatactgtatgtggatgacatattattgatggggaataatatagagatgttggagagcataaaggcctatttgaacaaaagtttttcaatgaaggaccttggagaagctgcatacatattaggcatcaagatctatagagatagatcaagacgtctcataggtcttttgcaaagtacataccttgacaagatattgaagaagttcaatatggaaaactcaaagaaagggttcttgccagttttgcaaggtatgagattgagtaagactcagtcgccgaccacggcagcagatagagagaagataagttctgtcccctacgcttcagccgtgggctctctaatgtatgccatgctgtgtaccagacctgatataaaccttgccataagtttggtagggaggtaccaaagtgatcccggtatggaacactggacatcggtcaagaatatccttaagtacctgaaaaggactaaggaaatgtttctcgtttatgaaggtgacgaagagctcgtcgtaaagggttacgtcaattctagcttcgacacagatccggatgactctaggtcacagaccggatacgtatatgtgttgaatggtggggcagtgagctggtgcagcagcaagcaagaagtcgtggcagcatctacatgtgaagcgcagtacatagctgcttcagaagcagctcatgaaggaatttggatgaaggagctcatcaccgaccttggagtggttccaagcgcgtcgggtccaatgacactcttttgtgataacactcGGGACATTgctatagccaaggagcccaagtttcaccggaagacgaagcacatcaaacgccactataactccatccaggaccatgtccagagtggagtgatagatatttgtaaagtacacacggatctgaatattgcagacccgttgactaaacctcttccacgagcaaaacatgatcaacaccataatgctatgggtgttcgatacatcacaatgtaactatattatagactctagtgcaagtgggaggcaataataaaatggttattatcatatttccttgttcatgataatcgtctattgttcatgctataattatattaacaggaaagagtaatacatgtgtgaataaatagatcacaatgtgtccctagcaagcctctagttggctagctcgttagtcaatagatgatcatggtttcctgatcatgggcattagatgtcattgataacgggaccacatcattgggagaatgatgtgatggaccagacccaatcctaagcatagtactagatcatattgttcgtatgataAAGCttctctaatgtcaagtatcttttccttcgaccgtgagattgtgcaactcccggataccgtaggagtgctttgggtgtatcaaacgtcacaacgtaactgggtgactataaaggtgcactacgggtacctccgaaagtgtctgttgggttggtacgaatcgagatcgggatttgtcactctgtgtgacggagaggtatctctgggcccactcggtagaacatcatcatgagctcaatgtgactaaggagttagtcacacgatgatgtgctacgaaacgagtaaagagacttaccggtaacgagattgaacaaggtattggtataccgacgatcgaatctcgggcaagttctatacctacagacaaagggaattgtatacgggattaattgaatccttgacatcgtggttcatccgatgagatcatcgtggatcaagtgggagccaccatgggtatccagactccgctgatggttattggccagagaggtgtctcggtcatgtctgcgtgtctcccgaacccgtagggtctacacacttaaggttcggtgacgctagggttatagggaattgttatacgaggttaccgaaagttgttcggagtcccggatgagataccggacgtcacgaggagctccggaatggtctggaggtaaaggttgatatataggacggatggtttcggacaccggaagtgtttcggcatcaccggtaacgtaccgggaccaccggaggtggccccgggggtccaccggaagggggcaacgaccccgggaggctagatgggccaagtgcgggagggaaccagcccctaggtgggctggtgcgccccccatactcagcccaaggcgcaagaggtggagagggggggaaccctaggcgctggtgggcctaaggcccacctaggggtgcgccaccccttccccctgccctggccgccgcacctcccatctgggggggttgccgcaccacctagggtgggaaccctaggggtggcaccccccctcccctcctcctatatatagtgggcacttttgggcttttggagacacagttttccctctccctcggcgcagccgtgctcttcttgctcctcctctctgccggtgcttggcgaagccctgccgggagacctcgtctctccatcgacaccacgtcgtcgtgctgctggagttcttccccaacctctccctcctccttgctggatcaaggtgcgggagacgtcactgggctgcacatgtgttgaacgcggaggtgccgtagttcggcactagatcggaatcgctgcgagtacgactgcatcaaccgtgttctagcaacgttgcacttagcgatcttcaaaggtatgaatatgctcttacccctctctcgttgctggtctctccataggaagatctgaatatgcgtagaaaatattgaatttatgctacgttacccaacaatagcCGTGGCAGTGGTGGCGGCAACCTCCTTGGGCGCCTTACTGTCGGCTTTGAGCTTCTGAGCGGCAACACGGTAGGCGTCGGTTGGAGGAGACATGGTGATAATGAAGGCGACGCGTACGTAGAGGAAGAAGTCGAATAAAGGCAAGCAGTCGCGTGAtcactccccaaaaacctaaccaCCCCTCTCCTGTACATAACCCATAGAGGCGGGGTTTcaaaggcctgctctcccgtcaacCGTGTACATAttgaacgggacggagtcgccgccgGGGGCAACAGAAAAAGGAACGCCAGAGGTAGTTCGCGTGGAGCAGACGTGATCTATTcatggtggctagggttagccGAGACCTCATGTATATATGCCCGTATGGGTGGAGAGATGTGGGCTGGACCGATGTACGAGTCCGCAACAACCCACGATCCGACTTCTGAAATTGTGGCGCGTTTGTTACAAACTCTCTGTTCCTGACCGAAAAAATAAGCGcaaaggtatgagctcggctcaatCCCACAACCCACGACGCGGCATGGCAAtgtgggcggcggaggaggagtgtagAAGGGCATCTTATCTTCTCAAGCTCCAATAACATGTGAAAGAGAATTCCTTATAAAGAGGTCCAACTCCTTCTCCACTAGCGAAATGGGACTAAACTTTCCATCATCCCCTTGTCATGACACCTACATGGACCCTTTGAGAGTTTTTTGAAATTGGTGGATGGGCCTAAATCCCACCCCATATTTCAACAGACAACCTGTCATTGATTGTATGATTGCCTCGTGGTGGTTGTTAAATGCTTCACTCAAACCATAGTACTGGGATAGCTAAGAGCATCTACACCCACGCTGGCATGTGAGTACCTCACATGTCATCTCCTAGATTCATACAAGCAATGCAAAGAAAAACCTACATACTAGTCTCAACTACGCTTTCTTGTCGTCGGAGATGGCCATGACGTCCGTGTCAGGTGCTTGGTAGTTGGGATCGTCGGAGGGCTCCGACTCCTTCTCCTCATCTATATGCGCGCGCATCTCGTTGATGTCCGGGACGTCCTccacctccgcctccgcctcctgcATAAGACAATGCTTGGCCTCCGCAATGGATTCTGACCGAAGGAAATCAAGGACCGCCCGCTGCTCTGCCTGCAGATGCGTAGCCCTAGCGTCCCCATGTCCTCTAACTCCTTCAACTCCTCCTTCCCATCCTCCTCCCctacctcctccacctccaagccctcctccGGATGTGGTGGATCCAGAGGTAGCCCTGTGGCGATCCAGTCTTCGTGCTTCGCCAAGTCTGCTTAAGGAGCTGCATCCGGCGCTCCGGCATTAGATATGTTGCCCAATGACACGGTAGCATGGCTACCTGCGGAAAGTGGCGGACGGTGAGTGGAAAGTGGCAGCGATGGCGGTCGGGAGGGGGAAAATGCGGATGGATAGAGTTTCGATGCCGGTGATCGGCTTAAATAGTTGGGCTACGACACTACGTGGCTCGCCCGGAGCGGCACCACGCCACAACAGAGCAGACGCTTGCCGGACTGTTGGGGTTTTCGGACGATTCCATATGAGACCCGGCCGTTAGTCTGACGTGACGGACACGCCTTGTCACGCCCGGACTTATCATATCCACTCCATATTTAAGTTAGATATGAGGGACGCCGGTCAATTTGGACGTTTGAGGTGCCCGTGTGAGTCGGATTTTTTTTTTTATCGCTCATTGACCGGGTCGTTCATCCAAAAGTTTGAGGCGGGTTTGAAGAGTGCGAGTGTAGAGGCTCTAGGCTCAAGTCACGGACAACAACGGAGATAGAAAAATGTGGTGTTTTGTACGATTCTTTACCAGTGATCTGCATTCGTTGTAGATACTGCATTTGGAGCAGTTGCAAAGCGCCGCCGGCTCGTGACAACTAACAGCAATACGTTATGTTTCCTATCATTCATTCTCTGCTCCTCTGTGGTTATCCTGTCGTAATTTTCATGCCACCGATGTGTCGCGTTTCCTGGAGCAATGGATTCCAACGGGACGAGATCTTGGGACGGCCAGATACTGCCCGCGCACTAATTAGAATTTAGGATACTACAAATGCAAGACAGATATGACGAACGCAAGTACGATCTGCTGACGGCCAGTAACAGAGTACTCAAGGAGCTGACGACCAGTAACAGAGTAGTCAAGGAGCTGACGACAAGTGTTCGTTGTCACTGTTGAACCATCTGAAGTAAGGATTCTATCTACGAGTAAACCCTGCAGGCTAGGCTTCTTGTCACTTGTCGAGGATCTGCCTATAAATTTGAGGCCGGCCGACCACTCATCCACTCGTACACACAAACTAAAGCATGATGAAGCACTTCGCTGCAGTGTTCGCTTCCTTGCTCGCGGTCGCCGGCCTCGCCGCCACGGCTTCCGGCGTGAGGTTCCAGGCAACGAACAACGCGACGATGACCCCCGGCGGGCAGCGCTTCGACCGGGAATACGGCGTGGGATACGCGGTGCAGGTCATGTCGGAGGCCTCCTACTTCACCTGGAATATCTTCAACCAGACGGCGCCCGCGGACCGCAGGCCCGCCGTGGACGACCGCGTCAAGCTCGTCGTCAACTTCGTAAGCAGCAACATCCTCGCCTTCGAACGCGACAGCGAGAGCAGCATCACGCTCAACGCGGGCTACGTCAACAACATCACCGGCGACGTGAGGACGCTGGTGACGGGGTTGCTGTACCACGAGGTGACGCACGTGTGGCAATGGGGGCAGCAGGACACGAGCCGGACCCACTCGTGGATCTACGAGGGGATGGCCGACTTCGTCCGGCTGCGCGCGGGCTATGCGGCGCCCTACTGGCTGCAGCCAGGGCAGGGGAGCAGCTGGGACACGGGCTACGACGTCACGGCGTGGTTCCTGAACTACTGCGACGAGCTGAGACCGGGGTTCGTGGCGGTGCTCAACGAGAGGCTCAAGGACGGGTACAGCGACGACGACTTCTTGCAGATTATGGGCAAGCCCGTGCAGGAGCTGTGGAGGGATTACAAGGCCAAGTACGGAGGCTAGCTGATCCATCGATGTTGTGGTGCTTCTAGGGGATTTGTCATCGATTGTGTGCTTAATATCATCCATCTTTCATATTTCCACACCTTATAGGGCTTTATTTCCAAGGTTTAGAGCAAATCTAGTAGATGCCCCATAAGTGTAGCCTCAAGAATATGTATTGCAATATTTAATTCCTATAACAAATTCTCTTTTGTTTCTATACTAGTCTTTTTACTCATAGAAACACCATTTTAACTCTAGTTTCACAC
This genomic stretch from Hordeum vulgare subsp. vulgare chromosome 6H, MorexV3_pseudomolecules_assembly, whole genome shotgun sequence harbors:
- the LOC123405992 gene encoding uncharacterized protein LOC123405992, whose product is MMKHFAAVFASLLAVAGLAATASGVRFQATNNATMTPGGQRFDREYGVGYAVQVMSEASYFTWNIFNQTAPADRRPAVDDRVKLVVNFVSSNILAFERDSESSITLNAGYVNNITGDVRTLVTGLLYHEVTHVWQWGQQDTSRTHSWIYEGMADFVRLRAGYAAPYWLQPGQGSSWDTGYDVTAWFLNYCDELRPGFVAVLNERLKDGYSDDDFLQIMGKPVQELWRDYKAKYGG